The Erigeron canadensis isolate Cc75 chromosome 1, C_canadensis_v1, whole genome shotgun sequence genome segment TTACCCGGGATACACACACATACCACCCGAATTGAACCCGATGAACCCAAAAATTAATCTTCAGAGACAATATGATCGATTGTTAGACTGTGAGTGTGGATCATTGCAATaggaaaaaggtgatatcttaaatatatagtactatatatatatagttgtttgcatttttgaataaaaattgtCTGAAATCCACATGCTTCTTCGTTTACTCGGAAATTCTAGTGTAATGGTCAGTTGAGCTACGAGATCAATTAAGCATGGTCAACTAGTGACCGCATCAACCATGGATTATCAAGATTGAATTGGTCTTTTAATtgtatcatcatttttatttttatcatttagtaAAGTTGAACGAAGTTTTTACAGCTAGAGGCTGACCCAAATATTACGGGACAATAAGCAAAGGTGGGGTCATTAGGTTAAGCAGTTGACTTTTAGTACAAGTTTTTACACATGTTTGACTTTTTGTTCTAGTTATGAGTGAGTTCCATATCCTATGCTTgtcatttttagttttacaaTTACACGTAATGGCCAAACCTCCAAACCTTGTAAAAATTAAACCTAATATAagctttaaaattttaattcgttcaaataaacattattcgtgtttaaattattttctttttcaagatagAATGTTATGATTAGAGAATTTGTGACCTTAAATTTTGGAGACTAATATACAAAAGTATGTAATAACCGTACACTAGTGAAATCCTTAAGGTGGGGGAGTGCTTCACCACCCTTCACCGCCACTCCCTGGTTTTCACTTCTTCCCCGCTCACTCTAAATACACGGAATGTTTTCCCGCCCCTCCCCacctttttctattttattaatttttaatttatttttaaccagctaatttaaaacaaatattactaAAACCATAAACtagttaataataatactaaaatcATTACATTACATCAGACtactaaaatcatttttatgttGGTTAATATTCAATCCTAAAATTTGTGTGTTGAATGATTTTTATGTTGGTTAATATTTTGCTTTGTTGTGGTGTTGCTGctactggaaaaaaaaattacacaaaaCAAGAAATGGgggaaataaagaaaaagaaagaaagaaagaaaaagaagagaaaagagaggATAACGGTCAAAATTCGTGGGCTCCGCTtgaacctttttttaaaaaagttggaTAACGTACGGTCAAAGAATCGAGAGGGGAGCGGGGACAGTGATCTCCATGCTGGTCACCACCCAACCAGTTCCAGTACCATAGGGCGGTGTTTCTATTCCCCCGGTATCGGTATGGTGCCGGTACCACTCCATCCACCCTTATGGCCATAGGCGGATGCAAGGTAGTAGGGGGGGCATGAACCCAACAAACTTAAGCCCAACAtcactaaaatttttaaattagaaCCAAcccataacaaaaaaaactcttaaggctttgagaaaagaaaaaaaaaagtgtctcAGGAGGAAAAAAATAATTCGTGGTTTATTACTTCACAACTCACAAAGCTTTTGGTGGAAGATTACAACTTTGCTACATACAAGTACAACAACGACATCAATCTTTGATCATTTTATGGTTCTATCTTGATATTAAAAAGgtatttcaattttcaatcCTCAATTTTACTAGGTATTTGTCATTAGGTCATAATTTTAGTaattttataaacttataatggtagacttttttttttgttttctgtaaactattttataattttattagttatttttgttttattaggaGACATGGAGAAATATTTGAAAAGAAGATTACCATCTTTAAGAGATGATGTTATTGGTAGTGAATCTTCAACTAGAAATACGACTCATAATATTCTTCAACCAACCTCTACTCCTACAATGCCTGTATTAGTTGATTTAGATAATCTTCCATAGGATCCCGCCGATAGAAAAAGGATTCTTGAATATCATCCTAATCAAAGAGATGAGATAAGACGAAAGTATTTGCTTAGGGGACCTTGTCAACCACATGGCCATAAGTTCCCAAAAAGGGTAATAGGAAATCAAGAAAAAGCTTTTAGCCCGAATTGGTTTAACAAGTATGAGAATTGGTTAGAGTATAGTATCAAATTGAATAAAGTTTTTTgcttgttttgttatttatgtagAGATTATATTGTCAACTAAAGTGGTAGTGATGCTTATGTGACACAAGGCTTTAGTAGTTGGAATAAGACGGAGAGACTTAAGAGTCGTGTTGGTGATATTAATAGTTTTCACAATAGAGCATTTAAAAGTTGTGAAAATCTAATGAAACCAAATCAATCTATTGGTGTTGCTCTTCATAAGCAAGATGATATTGTTAAGAATGTGAATCGAATTAGATTAAATGCTACAATTGATGCTTGTAGATATTGCTTAAAAATGTGCATTAGCATTCCGTGGACATAATGAGAAGGAAACGTCTCTTTTTAAAGGTAACTTCTTGGAGTTAATGGACTtaattttaagtcaaaatgaagAGCTTAGCAAGTTGCCAAAAGCGGCCGGGAATAATCAATATTTGGCTCCAAGAATTCAAAAAGATATTACTACTTGCTTTGAAGTGGAAGTActtaaatctatttttaaatatattggtGATGATGCTTTTGAATTATTAGTCGATGAGTCTAGTGatgtattaaaaaaagaacaaatgGCGATAGTTTTAAGATATGTTGATACTCATGGACTTGTTAAAGAGAGATTTGTGAGTCTTGTTCATGTAATGGAAACTTCTTCTTCATATATTAAAGTTtccattgatgaattttttgCTAAACATAAATTGAGTTTGATGCAGTTAAGGGGTCAAGGTTATGATTGCGCAAGTAATATGTGTGGTGagtttaatggtttgaaatCCCAGAAGAAAATAATTCGGCATATTATGTACATTGTTTTGCTCACCAACTTCAACTAGTGGTTGTAGCGGTTGTAAGAAATCATTTTGGCGTAGTGAATTTCTTTGATAAGTAATTCACTTTGATGAATGTGGTTTTGGCTTCATGTAGATGAAAAGACATTTTGCGGGAAAAAGGAGAAAGAGAGAGTGGCAAAAGATATTCGTTGTGGTTTAATTACTTACAACAGGAAGTGGCTTAAACCAAGAGCTTTCTCTAACACGGCCCGGAGATACAACATGGAATTCTCATTACAGAACACTTTTGCGTTTGGAAGTTTTGTTTCCATCTGTTCTTAGCGTACTTGATTATGTTAAAAAGGAAGGAACAAATGGTTCTACACAAAATAAGGCAATTGGTCTCAAACGGTATTTAAGCTCATTTGATTGTGTGTTTCTTTTGCATTTGATGTCACACATTTTAGGGATCACGGATGTATTGTCACTGgcacttcaaagaaaagatcaAGACATCTTGGAAGCGGTTTCAACGGTGAATTCTACAAAAAGAAAACTTCAAGAGTATAGGCTTAATGGGTTTGAGCGACTTTTAAAGAAAGTCTCTTTGTTTTGTGTGAAACATGGCATTAAGTTGTTGAAAATGGATGAAATTTGTGCTAATAAAAGATGTCAATGGGACAACATTACCAATCGACATTATTATGAGTTTGACTCTTTCAATACCATATTGGATTTGATCATCATTGAATTTGGCAATCATTTTAGTGAGGCTAGCACCGAATTACTTAACAATATGGCCGCTTTGAATCCGTGTGCTTCATTCTCTAACTTTGATGTATCAAAGTTAGTGAGGTTAAGTGAAATGTATCCTTATGATTTTGATGACAATAAAAGAAAGACTCTTTTGCATGAACTTGAGTTATACCATGATAATGTGCAACATGATGTAAGATTTGTTAACTTGAATAGTATCACCTCTCTTGCAATGTTAATGGTGGAAACAAGGAAGCATCTTTCATACCCTTTGGTAAATCGTCTATTAAAGCTAGCATTGGTTTTGCCCGTTGCAACCGCCACAGTCGAGAGATGTTTTTCTTCAATGAAGCTTGTAAAGGCGGATTTGAGAAATCGAATTGGTGATATGTTCTTTAACTTGTGTTTGATTTGTTCGGTAGAAAGAGAAGCACTTGCCAATGTCACGAATGAACAAATCATTGAAAGGTTTTTAAAGATGGGTACTCGCAAAGGAcaattgtaatttgtaatttgGTTATCTTAGTTTGATGAAACTTACTTTTGTTAGGAGCTTTATGATgattttatattatgtttagCCTGTTTTGGGCACTTTTAATGCTGTTTTTTGTGATGTTTGTATGCTAATTTGAGACTGTTTTAGTTCTGTTCATAGTGATGTTTTACTGTTGTTTTTACAACAGTTTTTTAGTGCTTTTTGTATGCTGTTTTTATCCTGTTTTAAGCAGTTTTAGTGTTGTTTTTGGTGCTGTTTGTATGATGAATATGAGTTGTTTATAGTGCTGTTTGTATGCTAAATTTTGTGTTATTTGTGTGCTGAATTCTGTATTGTTTGTATGCTGGATTTTGAGCTGTCTTGGTGCTGTTTTTGGTTTGTAGctgatttttttgttgtttgaatgttgatttTGTTGCTGTTTTGAGGCTACTTAGATGAAGCTATGCGACTGAAGTAAAAAAATTTTTGCCCCCTGCTTATGGCTTATACCATGTTATTCAATTTTATTGTATCATGTTTAAGTTTAGTCCggtcatttttttaatttttaaagactTTTTACAAAAACTTGTATGAATTTAAAAACTAGTACAATATAATAATTCTTTATATGGTAAATTGACTAGATTATATCCCATGTAATACGcggataaacatatataactaattagaTTTACGTCCACGCAATGCGGTGGTGGAAgtagtgatggcggaggtggtggtagtgatggtggtgggggcgacgatggtagtgaatgtaaaaatgattgatgttaaaagtgatagtgtagttattttaagtgttcagggatctatatattataaattatttcattaagggtgttataggtatattagatggagatatttaaattagtaaatctaagaaagggtatttttgatttttcaaagactgaaagtttaaggaaaaaaggtgatttattttattagatagtatagaaaAGATATTAATGTTTCATGATATCTTATATTGACATATTGTAAATAAAAGGTATTGAAAAACaataatgttatatttatttacttataattaaataaattaagatatatgtaaaaaaaaaaggaactacatgatgtaaatataaaaaaaatggacagAGTTTCCATTAATCAAAAATCCACATACCTAATATTCATATTAcgtttgtataatttttttaattcaccaatattaaataaaatatgttgGAAAATAGTGATCTTGTTGATGATGTACCCCTCCGGAGCTCTATCTCCGGAGGTAAATCTGCCAGAATTACGGAGCTCGCCTTCGTCAGAATggagctcacctccgtcagaACGGAGGTCATTTTAGGAAAACGGAGCTCATCCGTCAGAACGGAGGTCACTTCAGGAAAATGGAGCTCATCCGTCTGAACGGAAGTCCGTcaaatatggaggaaatctcTTATTATCTTCCTTCTAAAGCAAAGGTAAGttttcttatcttttattattataatatatctataatatggCATGTAAATCCCATAAACATGTCATACCATATCTTGTACCCACATAACACGAGGGTATCCCCCTAAAACCTTAACTTATCACCAAGGTAAGTTAGTCCTATAAATAGAAGTATCCCCTCATGAATAAATGTATCATATTCTCTCTACGAGATACGAAACCTCATTCACCCGATCATCCGATCACCTAAGCTGGTCGTCTTCTCTACAAAGTCGACTCCACTGCCAACACAAACACACCCGATCTTGTGGCGTTAAGCTTCACCAAGCTTTACACcgatagggaatcgccaacgaatcggTTAAAAACCCTCACTTTGTTGGATCGGAGGACCGTATGGTTCTTTGATTCATcacttgtcatttttataatattttttattctttgattATTCTAGACACCATAAACATATGAgaaatatcttttattaatgatataaagttaaacatatataactataactaaTATTCCCTATAAAACATATGTAAAGTCATAAAttgatgacaaaaaaaaaattttaaaatccacATACctgattttaaaaataaaaaaagttttagaattaattttcataattataccattaagttaattacttttt includes the following:
- the LOC122590556 gene encoding uncharacterized protein LOC122590556, giving the protein MDLILSQNEELSKLPKAAGNNQYLAPRIQKDITTCFEVEVLKSIFKYIGDDAFELLVDESSDVLKKEQMAIVLRYVDTHGLVKERFVSLVHVMETSSSYIKVSIDEFFAKHKLSLMQLRGQGYDCARSGLNQELSLTRPGDTTWNSHYRTLLRLEVLFPSVLSVLDYVKKEGTNGSTQNKAIGLKRYLSSFDCVFLLHLMSHILGITDVLSLALQRKDQDILEAVSTVNSTKRKLQEYRLNGFERLLKKVSLFCVKHGIKLLKMDEICANKRCQWDNITNRHYYEFDSFNTILDLIIIEFGNHFSEASTELLNNMAALNPCASFSNFDVSKLVRLSEMYPYDFDDNKRKTLLHELELYHDNVQHDVRFVNLNSITSLAMLMVETRKHLSYPLVNRLLKLALVLPVATATVERCFSSMKLVKADLRNRIGDMFFNLCLICSVEREALANVTNEQIIERFLKMGTRKGQL